A section of the Enterococcus montenegrensis genome encodes:
- the nrdH gene encoding glutaredoxin-like protein NrdH → MTITLFSKNNCMQCKMTKRFLTENHVSFKEVNIDEEPNALNFLKEQGFKSVPVTTAGETTIIGFRPDQLRSLAS, encoded by the coding sequence ATGACGATTACATTATTTTCAAAAAACAACTGCATGCAATGTAAAATGACAAAACGCTTTTTAACTGAGAATCATGTCAGTTTTAAAGAAGTTAACATAGATGAAGAGCCAAACGCATTGAACTTTCTAAAAGAACAAGGTTTCAAAAGTGTGCCGGTAACAACTGCTGGTGAAACAACAATCATCGGTTTTAGACCGGACCAATTACGTAGTCTTGCTTCTTAA